The genomic region tatatatacatttcatgaAATAGTTTCTCATTGCTTTTTATAATGGTAAAGCTAACTGccaatataacatatatttaggCTAAATCTGTCAATGAAATACAACATACCTCAATACAGcccaatattacaaaaaaataataataagtaaaactgTCATATTGGCAAGCAATTTTATAATTACTCTTACTTGTCAAAATAATGATTTTGCTACACTAAAAAACAGCaccttaaaaatataattcatgcaAGAGCTGCTgaaaagttaagataataattaataataaattgccTTAATTACAAGGTAAACTACAAAAGTTGTACAACCACACTGTTGTAGGTCACCAGTTGGGTATTGCTGCTGTTAGCAGTATTTTAAGTCCTTATACCAAGAACACTTGAAGTTGACACTGCTTGCACAAATTACTTGGCAACATAGAAGAACTGTCACATTTAAAGCTTCTTGTACAATATCTGACATATTTAACCAATGCAGTTATTACTATCCAAAAAATTCAATGTTATATGTTAAATGTAacactacagggtgttcggaaagtcactgtgcagttttgtctgttaataaatatacaagtgcacagtgactggaaacaccctgtataaataactaaaacatataatttaattatatcaaatgGTTTAAGTTGCTTAATGTTGCAGAAACACATACTTAAcagataagaaaacaaaaccactAGAAGACAAGTTATCAAATAAAATCCAATTACCTTTCAACACATACAAAATACATACATGTGAAAAACATTAAGTGTACTATCAATAACATCTGATTAAAGCAAACTACCTACATACTTTAAAACTAAAGGTTAGCTTAATATACCAATAACTAAAAGGTGAAGTGCCATAAAACAAAGATTAAGACTTACTCTATACCCCATTCCACCACATTTATATCTAGCATGTCATGTAGCAAAAGTCTATCATCTGGATATGTCTGTTGAAAGTTCCATGCAAATAAGGCCTGGTGGTAAATATTTAGATCTGGCCTGGAACATTTCTCCTAGTTTCAGAACAAAACTAATTCTTCAGCACTACAGTACATTATAAAGATACATCAGCTCCACACAGCatacaataactttaaatttgtaattagTCTTTTTAATTTTCAGAAGTTGTATGTATCCCTTAACTTCAATTTTGAATCTAACGTAATCAAAtcagaaaaatattcttttttttttttttttaaaaacagatgtactaaaactatagtttttataagaaaaacatatcttaattaacacattaaaaatattttgcttatgaACACAATTAACTCATTGATAGAGGAAACTTTTATCATATAGTCAAATGAAATCTACAATCTACACTGCAGTATCAGAAGCACTATCAATATTTTAACAAGTATGAATGTAAATAAACCTAACTGATAGGACTTACCAAGTGAGCATCATGTCACTAATATATACTACTGATAATTAGACTTATAAAGATTTTTCAAAAtgctgaaaaaaatgtttatatataaaaaaaatttttttaccaCATCTGGACATGTTGGGAGGTAAGTGCCAAAGGTTGCTGTAGCAATGAAGTTCATTAGATCTGTATATGGCACAAATCCAAGGTTAGAGAAAGGATGGTAACAGCTACCAAGTTGAAAAAAAGAACAGGCAATGGTACTATTTCGCAATTGTGTGAGAAGAGATTCAAGGAGAGAAACATTTGGCATGCTTAACATTCCATCTGTAATGACTATAATAgctgaaatatacaaaaaatgatttataacattCATTTCATTTAATAACTTATCAACTATAATTCATGTTATGGAAGAACTAGCAGAGCTTGAGAAGGTTCATTAaaaaaacatgatataaaatgAATTCCCAGAAATGTTTATTCCATAGTAACTTTATGTAATAGAATTTATTAATGATAAGGAGttacaacattttgtaaaattcattaagtttttttaaatgtatttctgaaagtatactttaaaatattgtgaatgtTATCATATTCATACTAGAAATGTAAcactgattatttaaataaaccagTATACATTGCTCCTCATCTTCAGCATTAACAACATTTATGCATAATTTATAAACTCAACATCACAGCAAACTGTATAATACAATGATAACAAATACTGCAAAATTTAAGGCAATTTTTCTAATACTCCAAATGTTATAGAAATATGCCAGATATTAGACCACTGTACAAAAGATAATGTTAAGATCATAAACTaaagtataagaaaatatacattttcttattACCATCTCTTCACCATGAAAAATAGTAACTATTGATAATCCAGTCAAAACTTGTATATGTCTCAAACAGAACAATGCCCCAGATTAAGTATGATAACATAATGAAAAAGCTGacatttttagtgaaaaaaaaagatagttcAACAACTCAAGTTTTaccaatactttttttttttagagacaTAGTAATttaactagttatcaccatttACTCTTCCCTATATcagagacacacacacacacacatcaccatgaattttaagttgtaaaaaaatacattaacaggaaacaaaatatgctacatatttaaaaaaaaaaaggaccctagggtacaagttacaacatgaaattataaaatgtatcctaggttttgaggtgactgcagaagtagggCCCACACTGTGGCAGGTATACACcacaatgctccaggtatcagctacttcctgaccatcagagaggaagatagaattatattgcccattgaTCTTTtggatcttgtcccatatgactttggaactggtggtagaaattATGCtgtttgtgaacttaatccaagattccttctggctttgacgtcttacccaccgagcatgtgcatgcGGGCAGGTTGGAAAGTGATGaggtgcaagagtgtgggatacctatgaaaagtatcccaggtctGTCAGAACGAGGACAATGGTCAGCATCGTagttccatctttgcaagtggagatatgcctcactgtagaaactccttgtgtggagaaaccagtgagaatttcTGACTCTGGGACGTTTTCAAATCCCCTTAACAATAACT from Tachypleus tridentatus isolate NWPU-2018 chromosome 1, ASM421037v1, whole genome shotgun sequence harbors:
- the LOC143255190 gene encoding KICSTOR complex protein SZT2-like; this translates as MTITPDINTVDMLRYGILALHLLPENSGAAIIVITDGMLSMPNVSLLESLLTQLRNSTIACSFFQLGSCYHPFSNLGFVPYTDLMNFIATATFGTYLPTCPDVEKCSRPDLNIYHQALFAWNFQQTYPDDRLLLHDMLDINVVEWGIE